The window CCCCACATAATCACATGCCTATATTTCATGACATTGTAGTATGGGCAAGTATATAGGTGACCTATGTCCAGCAAGTTTCCAACATCACACGCCTTTATAAACCTCAGCTGGGAATCGAATGAAGAGAGTGACTCTGAAGATGGGTCCTCTTGTACATTAGCCTGAGCAAAACGTACCAGAGCTAGCTAACGGAACAGTTGAGTCACTTTGACCTTCAGCTGAACACCAACGGATACTAATCAACCTCTAACACGGTTCCACAGTGAGTGTACTGCTGGAAATGACGACTACTATCGCCCTACTGTGTGTCCTCGCCGATGTCAAGATGGTGATTTTCTGGCAAGGACTCTGATAGAACTTTTACTGAGGGAGGTTCAGTGTGAATGTGTTTTGGTTGGTGGACGGGTAATGTTGTTCATTTCAAATGTACACACTTAATTCCAACTGAACATACAATTATATTCAACACAACATAAGTAATTGTGATATCAGAGCAATTAGGATATTTGTTTACGGATCATTTGTTTGGGGCTTCAGAGTGTCTTCAATTAAATAAATATTGCATTATTATATAGGAAGTTAGGTTGACCAGCTCTCGTTGTGTTATCTCTGGAGGTTATTAGAGCCAGGACAGGATATTTTTTTCCATGACAAAAATGAAAACACGACGCAAACCAatctctttggtcctttaaaaacctgctgtatgtaacatattgtactacagcttagaaaataaatacatgtgccTCTGCATGACaacatgatgtttgtttccaacattagagCTGATTTCTAAGTTCAACCCGCTTTGTGTTGTGTTCCCTTACCTTCATACTAacgagtatcaccatactggtatggtcccggcgCTAGAGtttacacagtacacacacagtgcacTCTGGGCCAGAAGAGGCTGTCTCAGTGGTTGGCTGCCATGTCTGGCACCCTGAGTTACACTTCAGTGGCACCATTTTAGACGAGAAGTCACACTCTAGTTGTGGGGTCAGCACCCTGTTCGCCTGCCACAGATTTGTTGGAGTGTCAATGAGAGAGTTAGCGCTGTAAGCTAGCGGGCTAGCCATGGTTTATTGCTATATTGGTGTACCGTGTTGctgctgtggggagagagggagaggctgccTGCCTGTTGGTTCAAAGTGAAGGGAGGATGAATAATGAATGAAAGTAGAGCgagaaaaacacaaacacactcccgATTTTAAGGGCTTTCTCAGACTTTAAAGTGGAGCACTTCATATAGCTTTCAGAAGGATCCCAGTCCTAGAGATGAAAGACTGCTGGGTTCAGCAACTCAACTTGACTGAATAGTACTTACTTACCACACAGCCCTGCTGTTGAATGGAACACAAATAACAGCGTCATTAATGTCAGAGGATTATACCTTTTGCTGATGGACTAATGGACTTTAATTGAATTGGATTCAACATCCCAGTTAAGAGCTTTAATGATTCTGTGTGATACCGTGGAGTAATTCGATGTCCAGCAGGGGCTTTTAGAGAAGGAAAAGACAAATAATATTATAACAAATAATACTCAGAAAAACGTCACgtcaactctgtgtgtgtgtgtgtgtgttacatcacCTCTCTGAGCATGGGGTCGGTGATGGAGCTGAGGTTGATGGTCCCTTCATAGGTCAGGTAGTAGAAGACGTTGAGAGACCTGGTGGCCTCAGGACCCTGCTGCTTGTAGCCAAAGATCAGGTCGATCCACTGGTGCAGCTGGCACGACACAAACTCACTCTCCAGAGCCTGGGAAGACAGGAGGAGCCAAGGTTAGAGGGGATTGGGCTCAATGAAAGGGTTATTGAGCAGAGTGAGGCAGCGAGGACTCATGGTTAGAGGGGATTTGGATAGATAGAGTGGTACAAGAGGACCCCAAGATTATATCAATAATAGGAGGTAGGGAATCCTTGCAAATAATTGATTGAAGTTGATGTCACTCATAAGCCACAGAACCAAGGGTGGGATTAGACAAAGTCAAATGATTATCTATACAGGAAGTGCAAGACTGCAAATGATGTTCGCCACTAATTGCTGTAATACCAGAACGCTTACTCCACTCCCCAACCCCCACAAAAAGCTGAAACTCAAAGCAGAACTTGTTCAAAGTCATTTCAATAGCAAATAGCAGCACTGACTATCATCTGCATAATGAAGAAAATGCTCCAAGAGACTCCAATGCTAATCGTGTGAAAACACTCCGTTCTAGTAGGACGTTGGGGACTCATTTTGGACTCTTCTTCCCCTTTCGTGGGACGACGAGATGAGATAATGTATATAGCGGTGCTTTGgaatgtctctgtctcaccatAACATTGAGATACAAGCTGTTTTTCTACTCATTAGCTGGCAAAGAAGGGAAAACATTTATGGTTTCTCATAAAAAAGCGATTGTGTTAATTTCTGGAAAAGCTGTCGGCACGGCAACAACAAAGGCTTTTAAACGCGTTCCAAATTAGAATGAGGAGGCCTTGATTGTCATTGCTGCCTTGTGGCACATTAATTCTGTGACAAAACATTAAACCGGTACACTTAAATGGCAATTTATATCATTTAAATGTTTACAGCCAGGGCTGGCCCATCACTCACTTAAATGTGACTTTCTGACAGCTAATTTTCCTTctaattctctctcactctcttaatTATAACTTTCAATCAGGGAGGaacggaggaagagagagaaagagaaaatagagagaaagagctggGGAAAGAAAGGGAGTGCGAGAAGAATGAGAttcagagaggagcaggaggtgagcgagaaaaagagagagcgaacAGCTCGACGCCTGCATGCCATCTCCCCTGACGGGGCGATCGAGCCTCAGCCTGATGGTAAACTGTGAAAGCTCTTGTATAATGACTTTATGAGCCGTGGAAACAACATCAATAAATTGGTCggtgtcaaagagagagagaaaggccctGGGGCGGCAGAGCACTGAAAGGTCTCTGGGTTttaatgtgacacacacacacacacacacatacacatacatacatacatacacacatacacacacacacacacacacacacacacacatacacacacatacatacatacatacatacatacatacatacatacatacatacatacatacatacatacatacatacatacatacacacacacacacacatacatacatacacacatacacacatacacacatacacacatacacacatacatacatacatacatacatacatacatacatacacacatacatacatacatacatacatacatacatacacacatacatacatacagcgcCCTATGGGCCCGGGTCAAAATGCGTGCACTAACTAGGGAGTAAGGTACCAACATTGGGATGCAAGCTGGGAAGTGGAGTGGAGGAAGAACACGATTAAAATGAGGACATGTTATATAAGTGCATAACAAATTGTGTGAATAGGTTACACTTCATGGTTCTTTTTTGTAAATGTTCAACAATTATACTTCCGCAATTATAGTTTGGCAACCTGGAAACATGGTGAAATTAGTAGCCACGAAAGCGCAATTATTTTCCCCCTTTAAAACACACAATCAAATATGAGAGAATCAATGTTTTGGGAGTAATTATTAACAATAAGACCAAACAGAGCACCCCAGGAACAGGGCACCCTGGAACAGGGCACCCCAGGAACAGGGCACCCTGGAACAGAGCACCCCTGGAACAGAGCAACCCTGGAACAGAGCACCCCTGGAACAGGGCACCCCTGGAACAGAGCACCCTGGAACAGAGCACCCCATGGAACAGAGCACCCCTGGAACAGAGCACCCCTGGAACAGGGCACCAGAACACCCCAGGAACAGAGCACCCCACGGAACAGAGCACCCTGGAACAGAGCACCCCTGGAACAGGGCACCAGAACACCCCAGGAACAGAGCACCCCTGGAACAGGGCCACCCCAGGAACAGAGCAACCCTGGAACAGAGCACCCCAGGAACAGGGCACCCCAGGAACACCCTGGAACAGGGCACCCCCTGGAACAGAGCACCCCCTGGAACAGAGCACCCCTGGAACAGGGCCCCTGGACAGGGCATCCCTGGAACAGGGCACCCCAGGAACAGGGCACCCAGCACCCTGGAACAGGGCACCCCAGAGCACCCCTGGACAGACCCCTGCACCCCAGGAACAGAGCACCCCAGGAACAGGGCACCCCTGGAGACAGGGCACCCTGGAACAGGGCACCAGAACACCCCAGGAACAGAGCACCCCTGGAGACAGGGCACCCCAGGAACAGGGCACCCCAGGAACAGAGCAACCCTGGAACAGGGAACCCAGGAACAGGGCACCCTGGAACAGAGCAACCCTGGAACAGAGCACCCCTGGAACAGAGccagcctggcctggcctggaaCAGAGCACCCCTGGAGCAGGGCGCCTAGAACAGGGCAGCCTGGAACAGGGCAACCCTGGAACAGAGCACCCCTGGAACAGAGCACCCCTGGAACAGGGCAACCCTGGAACAGAGCACCCTGGAACAAGAGCACCCCTGGAACAGGGCACCCCTGGAACAGGGCACCAGAACACCCCAGGAACAGAGCACCCCTGGAGACAGGGCACCCCTGGAACAGGGCACCCCTGGAACAGAGCACCCCAGGAACAGGGCACCCCAGGAACAGAGCACCCCTGGAACAGAGCAACCCTGGAACAGGGCACCCTGGAACAGGGCAGCCCTGGAACAGGGCACCCTGGAACAGGGCAACCCTGGAACAGAGCACCAGAGCACCCCAGGAACAGAGCACCCCTGGAACAGAGCACAGAGCACCCAGGAACAGAGCACCCCAGGAACAGAGCACCCCTGGAACAGAGCAACCCTGGA of the Oncorhynchus masou masou isolate Uvic2021 unplaced genomic scaffold, UVic_Omas_1.1 unplaced_scaffold_9494, whole genome shotgun sequence genome contains:
- the LOC135538385 gene encoding lipopolysaccharide-responsive and beige-like anchor protein, which codes for MTLNKFCFEFQLFVGALESEFVSCQLHQWIDLIFGYKQQGPEATRSLNVFYYLTYEGTINLSSITDPMLREAVEAQIRSFGQTPCQLLIEPHPPRSSAMQ